AACAGAGAAGATTGATCGGATCAGTGAGCTACCTGACTCTCTTATTGTCCAAATTCTTTCTCGAATACCCATAACGGATGCCTGCAGAACGACTATTCTCTCCAAACGTTGGGAAAACCTTTGGACTTCTATCGACAACGTTATTTATGAGAACGAGGTGAAGTACAATTGTTCAGACAGCTCGACAGTGCACAAATTCATTTTCTTCACGGACAATGTACTACCTCTCCTTAGCCTCTCTAGCATTAAAAAGTTCAGTCTAGATTTCGCGTTCGACTATGATTATGGCGTGTCTTATAGTCACAAAATTGACAAGTGGCTTGAATTTGCTCTGAATAAAAAAGTGGAGGATCTTTACCTGAATATATCGTATACTGATGAACCGAGTAAAGATGACCAACCCTATAGCTTGTCACGAGTTCTCTGCGGCAACTCATCAATTCTAAAACTCGATTGCAGGAATTGCAGTATATCAGAAGATTGTGTACTAAATTGGACATCCCTGAAGAGTTTGACGTTGGGATATTTGTTTCTCCGGGATGAACACATTGAACAAATAATGTCAAATTGTCCTCAGTTGGAATCTTTGAAGCTATGTGGCTTTTGTGGTTTAAATCGTTTGCACATATCCTCTCCAAAATGTAGGCAATTGCAATTGATCGACCACGATCATCCTGTCGGAGATTGGGGTTCAGTTGAAGGTGATTGTCGCTTCGAAATTGTTGCTCCATATGTTCAATATTTAGAGATTTCTGGGGATTTCAATCATATGGAAATTAGGCTCAGGGACTTGTCATCCTTGGTCCATACCGATCTTACTTTCTGCCGCGATGAATATGGAGTACCTGATCAAACCATAGTGAGAGATCTTTTTCTAGGCGTACGTTGTGCTAATGAGCTAATGGTCTCTTCCTGGTTTATCAAGGTCAGTTATCAGTCCCAAATGTCTCCAGCCTTTTTATGCTGATTGTGAATATAGCTCCTGTTTTCTATCTACTATATTAATATTGATGATCTATTCATGAGTTCCCCTATTTCTCATGAAAGGTCAGAGCTGATGAACCTGGTTGTAGGATGGGGGGTCATGATTCTGTCAAATAAAGGTCGCGAAACTGACTAATTAGCCTTTGATTCATTTCCTATTAATTAACTCATCCAGTTTTGGTCTAGTACACGAGGTTAAATATTGGTTCCTTCTATTGGTTTAAGTTGGCAGCTACAAGTTCTTACAAGAATAGAAAATCAACAGCGCTCTGAAGGTTAGACTGATTGAGAGTAACCTAAAAGAGACAAgcgagaaaccaaaaaaaaaaaaaaagggtacaaCCATTACTAATTCTTTTCAGCTCTAATTGGTAACCTTAGTGATTTTGTACTACCGTTATGGAGAATTTAgaattattttctaaaagatcTGAATGAAACTGAAATGTTAAGCGTATCAGAAAACAAATAGACGTACCATGTTTGTGAAGATTAGACCAACAACCATGTTGAGAATAATAGGTTCtagcccaaaaaaaaataaaaaaaaataaacagcCAATGGTTTTAGAGGGATCTTTTCTTTATCGCAAGTCAAGCACTGTAGCGAATCCTTTTTTTCCTTGTCAACATCTGCTCTTTGCATGACAGTTTGGAATCTCATTCATGCTTTGTCAATCGAAGTTAAAATGATGTTATAATAACTAATCTTCTCTTCACTATTCATGGACGTCGATAACTTTTTAAAGTAATTGGTGATGGGTAATAACTTTTATTGCCACTTCTCCAAATTTAGTGATGTAGATCAAATTGTGATCTTGGGTTAGATATGCAACCAGTTACAAGTAACAAACCTTGATGAGCAAAGAGATGTAGCTGGTGTGATAGCTTTGTACACGGAGAGAAAACACATGCCCATTTTTCTGAACACCTACATCTCATGTTTTCTTGTCAATCCTTGAATCAAAGCAGATAAtaagaatttggaaaaataaataTCGGCAAGTGTGGCGCTCTATTTGGTTGAGCTAGCGTTTAATGGGTTCTTTAGAGGTCAACTTAAATTCTTTCTTTAATAAATCATTTATGTTTTGCCCCAACTTTTATTTACTGTAAAGGTCTCCCTGCTAATTTCATAAGGATTATTCTGAACTTAAAACAGGTCTAGTTTGATATAATCATCACATTGTAATTTTATAAGTGGAATTCCTTGTATTTTCTTTACTAAGTACGTTTGTTTGCTAGTGCAACTTATGAAGCTATCGAAATTCAGAGGTTCGTCAAAGTTCGAGGGAAGAGAACAATTTAACATTCTTTCTTGGGGGAGTGGGTTGTCAAGGGTGGAAGTTTATACCATAAAGTTCGGgatattaatttattttttttttttttttttttttttggaggcaAGAAATGAGCATTTTCATTTACATGGCGAAAAGTAACTACTAATTCTGCAATAAACCGTTCAACATGGTACAAAATGAATTTGATTCAAGAGAGGGGGCACAGTAGGATATTTGCTTTAATTTGAATGTTGAAAGTCTTAACTCAAAATCGGCCTGCCCGAATATCTCTGTCAATATGTTATCTATGTAGCTTTGATATTGTGATACTCATTGTACTTACCTTCTACTCTGCTTCTTCCTTCTGCTAGGTGATTTCAGATTTGCTGTTTGAAGAGGACGGTGTGTCCTTACCACTGCTGGAGTGCAAATGCTTGACGATAAGTTCTCGTATTACAAAATTTTGCTTCCCCGGTATAGACAGCCTCTTAAGGTCGACTCCTTATCTGGAGAATTTGATGATATATCCTGATATGCCGGTATGTTTTCAATTGATTTCTTGCTTTGAGATATTTTTTGTCTTTTTCATTCTTTAATTGTTTGCCTTGTGTTTGTTCCATTTAGTTAGAGGTAATTATTATTCATGATATAGGCTCCATCCTTTATGTAATTGCAGAAAAAAATTTAATCACCAAAACTCATCACCTTTTGAGGCGAAATATAGCCTTGGATTTCAGGCCTTTGATACTGAACTTGCTGTTTACCGTACCTACTGCGGATGCATGGTTGGGGTCATACTTTCTGTTCTTTtcctatatatatgtgtgtgtgtgtgtgtgtgaccaAGTTGTTGCTGGACTGAAGATGCTTCCTTTTACAATGAGTATTTAATTAGTTCCTATTCTGTTTGGCATACAAATGTTACTATCAGATGTCCATTGATCTCCTACAGACTCAATGGCAAAATTGTAGTACTTCTCCTAAAGTGTTTACAAgcaatttatttcattcttttacgCGTTCACGCAAAATGTTTCTCGTAAAAATGTTATTAATTCCCCTAAGGGAAAATTCGTCTgccaaattttatttttgaacAACATTTTCATTTACGCGTCAATTGTTGATTAGAATGTTACTTATGTGTCGTTTAGATTATTTTTTTGTGTGTAACTTAATTTCGGCACTATAGTTATTAAGCTTACCACTTAACCTGATTTGTGCCTCTTCTATATCTACAGTACTGCAAATGTTTCCTGGATGAAGCCGTTATTTTGTCGGGACTAAACTACCTCTCCTTGCAAGAAAATATATTCAAAGTTTTCTTACAGAATTTGAAGAACGTGAAGGTCATTTCACTGTTTTGTAGTCGTTACCACAGAGCAGAGCTCCCTCAATTCTTGAAGTTTTTGCTTGAGCATGCAATGAATCTGGAGAAACTGGTTATAGCGCCAGGACACAAGGGATGCAACATCTGTTATGCTAATATCTCAAAACTGATAAAGAATTTGTTAGTTTTCCCTAGAGCTTCTAATAGTGCAGTTCTTTCCTTAGGATCAGTTGTTCCCGAGAAAATATTGTTCAGTTATATTTGAAAATCTCCTATGTTGATAAAGCCACATGATTGGGATCTGAGTGTAATCCTGATTTTACTGGTTTGTTTGTTTGTCAGGTCAACTGATTTATTAGTCACTTTTTAATGCAAAAATATCATGTGGATGATTATGCTCTTAGACTAAAATACAGAAACCTCTGAATTACATGACGCACAACTCACAAGATGGGGTTTGGGGTACCATTCaaagctcaaaaaaaaaaaaaaaaaaaaaatcttaaaaccTTAAAAAGTGGATATTCCTAAATTACATTTCAAATATTGGCTCAATATTATATAGAGGTCCAAAACCTAATCATTCGAGTTAATTATAACAATTCCACACTCCAATTTTGGGTGTGTCATGTTGTAATTACATTCAGAAAGTGATCTTTCAAATTTCTTTTTATACTTCTTATCAACTTCTTCTTCAACCCTATTCCTATTTTGTCGCTCTTATACATTTTGTAAGATACTTCTTTTTATGAGGATAATTTCACTAGTTCTGTTTTCTATGCATTAGTGTGTAAATGATATCATTTATGATGTACAAATCATAAATTCAAGATTGTATTAACATGAAGTGGttaaaaacataaatatgcaGTTTgatcttttataatttattttttgaaaggTGCTTAACTTACGATAAGAAAAGTTTTTTCAATTATGTGGCTGCCACTTTAGCCGATAAAGGTTTCAGGCCATCGGAAGTTAAATGTTTTCGACCATTGTGATTTTTTATTACAATGGTCAGTGTCTTACGATTTTTATGTGATAAGAAGAATTCTGTGATTTTGTATTTTGGTGTTAAAAGATATACTTTGGGACCATTTATGTATGGGGTCGGACTACTTTAGTTCTTCGTATATATACCACGTAATCGAAATATTTCTTAATGTAGACAAGGTGATCATTTTAGTCCATATATATCACATAATCGAAATAGTCTTTAATGCATGAAAAAAGTGTTCATCTTAATCCTAAAGCTTAAAAGTAACAGCGCGAGTAAAAAAATCTGTTAAGTTTAATCAGCAACTCACGTGACAAAAGCAAAAACTACCATTTTCCTCCCGCCACCACCGTGTGTGAACACTTTCAACAATGGAGTATACATTTTTCTTGCTTTTCTTATAACTTAGTTTTCATTCTTACCTCAAGAGACACAGTTTCATTCTTACCTCAAGAGACACAGTTGGGTTATGATTTCAAAGGCAAAAGCATATGTTAATTATTGGTACAAGAGTTTTCCATTAAAGCTTAAAGGTAACAAAAGTTAACTTTTCTCCTCATCATATAAGATTTCATTATAGCCAAAAGGTTTCACTCCCATTTTTTATGTTTTAATACAACTCACGTGTGTTGCTGGTTAAacttaacatttttttttcacttgcGCCATTATTTTTAAGCTTTAGAATTAAAATGATCACTTGTTTCATATATGAGGGACTATTTTGATTATATGGTATATACGAAGGACTAAAATGATCACATTTTTACATATTGAAGACTATTTTAGTAACATGGTATATACGAAGGACTAAATAATCCAACCCCATACATTAAATACCATTTTGGTCATTTTCTCCACCTTTTTTCCTACAATTTTCCACTGTTAATTTATAGCAGGGGTGCGACAAGTAATTGGATCAGTGTGGCGCGGTCTCATGTCAAATTCATTTTGGGTTCTTCTAGGGTTTCAAATTCCATCATTCACCATTGTTGACGAAACGCAATGGGTTAACTTGTGTTGAGCGGCGAGTTATTCTTTCTTCCTGATACGTACCACTCGTTTCATTCTTTACCCATATTTTATGTCAATAAAATATCATgacttaatacctagatggacccttaaacttgacatgttttgtaagataggcatataaacttataaggtgaccagatagacacttaaacttactcaaagtgtatttttcaagtttttcagttgttttgaaaacaaaaactatatttttcaaacactcacaattttcatggccaaacaagccctaaatatatcacaaaatattttttttaaaatgcaaaaataaggcaaacgcatatacatgagactataaatgtgcacttaaaccaataaatactcgctaatcgcaattttgcagctttcaattaactcgaattttttttttacacttgaataattaaaaaacaataactttaaccaataaaaatccttaaaaaaagaaatttcaaattaagaaatttctaagttcagtatttcaagtgtaaaagaaatttcaaattaagaaaactgtaaagccgagaagaaaatccttaaaaaaaaagaaatttcttaatttgaaatttctttttttaaggatttttattggttaaagttattgttttttaattattcaagtgtaaaaaaaaatccgagttaattgaaagctgcaaaattgcgattagcgagtatttattggtttaagtgcacatttatagtctcatgtatatgcgtttgccttatttttgcattttaaaaaaaatattttgtgatatatttagggcttgtttggccatgaaaattgtgagtgtttgaaaaatatagtttttgttttcaaaacaactgaaaaacttgaaaaatacactttgagtaagtttaagtgtctatctggtcaccttataagtttatatgcctatcttacaaaacatgccaagtttaagggtccatctgggtattaagccaaATATCATTGTTTGAGTTCTCTGCTACTTTTAAGTTTGGCAGATTTATAGTTATAGTGGATCAATTGGGTCCTAGGCACTCCTAGAGAGAACAAAGATCAAAAGGGTTAGTTACTTAGTTAGGTGTCATTAAAAAACTTAGGGTGTGTCTTCTggactaggggtgggcgttcggttcttcggttcggtttttcaaacttcggttcggttttttcggtttcggttttttgaaagttgacaccgaacaccgaaccgaattagttcggttcggttcggttttttgaagttcggttcggttcggtttcggttttttaattcGGTTTTCTACTTGTTGGAGACTGGGATACTTGATTGATTGGTCGTAGCAGACAATACTATATACAATTGTTTCATGTTTTGAGATGTCACGAAACAGGAAAAATAAGTAGCAGATAGCAGTAGCCAAGGAAAAATAGCAGTAGCCAAGTAAGTAGCAGCAGCGAAAATCAGTAGCAGCAGCCAAGTTGGCACAAAAATCAGTAGCAGTCGTAGATACAAAAATCAGTAGCAGCAGCCCACAGTGATAAGCAGTTCAACAAATACTCAAGCTGCTGAATTATTGCAATATGGTATATAATTGCTGCAGCCCAAATAGGAATTATCCTTACAACACATTTAGCTTCTTGCACTTGCTGCATACTGCATAGGTTCCATGGATTGGCTGGCTGCTGATCCATCACTAATACAAAAAACAGTAGCCATCATCTGTATTAGGTACGCTATCAGTTTCATGACTTTCATCCATCATCTATGAAAAATTAAATAGAGAAACTATAAGATAGAAGCTCTATAGCAAGTTAGCAACAGTTACCACTTTTAGACCATAAAAGTCATTAAAGTAATTATTTACAAGATAAGTTCAGTGAAAAATACCATCCATCTTACCTAAAGATGCCCTGAAAAGGGATAAAGGAAAGCAAATAGTCCCTGCACCAATTAATGAAAGAAACAGGAGGTAGTCTCTGTCAATAAAATTATTGTTGactaaaaaaaaagatttgacaaaaaaaaatcatactgTATTACTTTAGTTTCAACACTCTTTTCTTGCTAATAAGGCTATTAACTATTAAGTAGAACTAAAGCAAATAACAGAGGGCCGTACAAATtaacctcttttgggaattcttTGCAGTTTTGAAGAAAAAGAAATAGAGCTCTAAAACTACAAGAACAGAtgttatcttcttcttttctttacaATTCTAAAGATACCCACTgataatttaagaaaatttaaCACCCATAATAAAGATTTAAACTTTactgaaaaggaaaagaatttaaaacaaatcCAACCCAATACTTACAAATTCAGTGATTCTTTATCCAAAACTAGCTAGAGTTCAGTGAAAAAAGAAATTAAGGTTCAAACTTATGAAAAGGAAAGAACAATCAAACAAAGAAATTATAAGGATAAAATGAAATTACCTTGGTGTAAGGTGCTTGAGTCCTGCCGTCGTTGGAACTTGGACAGAGCAGTGTGGATCGTGTGAGGACTGTTAAGTTAGGCGTGAGGACTGAGGAGGAGAGGAGATGAGAGAAGGAGGCATTAGGGTTGAAGTTAGTGTTAGAGTTAGAGGAGAGTCAGCAGACGAGTTGGACTTAGGAATTAGGATTAATGGATAGAATTAGATAGCTGGTCAGTAATACCAAATGGATAGAATTAGATAGTTGGACTTGGTAAAGTGGTACTACTAATTTGGGTCAGTAGGATGGGCTTGGATATTTCACAAAATGGGCCTATAGAGTGGAGTGGGCTAACCATACCAGCTAAGTGATTAGTGATCTGAAGTAGGGGAAAAACAATTATTTGTGAaattttcggtttaaccgaataCCGAAGAACCGGTGAACcggaaccgaataccgaaccgaacaccgaaccgaaaaaataaaaaaaccgaaaccgaaccgaaaaaccgaaaaaaccgaaaccgaaaaaccgaactaattcggttcggtccggtttttcggttttcggtgtttatgcccacccctatTCTGGACGCAATTTTATCCATGGTTGATCAAAATATTCTGGAGAAcattttttttaggaaaacaagttcttaAAAATGATCCACCTTATGGTGTTTGCTAGattacatatacatttgcttacttaccaaacactaaaataaataagaaatcaCTTATTTTCTAAGGACACATTTTATAGGAAAACATTTTCGTTCGTACCAAATACACCCTTAAAGAGCGAGAGAAAGTAGTGGGTTCATCAAATGAAGATAGATAAATGCTAGGAGTTGGTACAGGAGCAGTTTAGTATATAAGTCTCTCATTCTTGTAGTGAAAACTTTGAAAGGTTATTAATATGTGCTCTTTTTTCAGAGCAGGAATCCAGGAGTATCAGACTTTCGGCTAAAATCAAAATTTATTAATAATATGTGCTCTTTTCTCAACGCAGGTACAAGAGTGGTTTATTAAATAGGTCTCTCATTCTTGCAATGAACTTTGAAAGGAAAAGTAGCGTGGTAACCATGGCCGAGCAAGACCAATCCCCTGGCGGTTCTGGTGATGATGGATATTCTAAAGGCCAGATCCTTGGAAACCCACCTCAGAGAAAAATGAAGATTGAGACAGAATGTGAAGAAATTGGCATTGATTGGATCAGCGAGCTACCTGACGCTCTTATTGCCCAAATTCTTTCTCAAATGCCCACACCAGATGCCTTCAAAACAACTCTTCTCTCTAAACGTTGGCAATATCTCTGAACTTCTATAGACAACCTTATTTTTGACAACAGGAACACTGTTTGGTCTGATAGAGTGAATGTGATTAATAAGTTCATTTCCTTCACGGACAATGTACTAACTCTCCTTTGCTGctctaaaataaaaaatttcactCTATATTTCCGATTTTGCCTTGTTGCGTCTTATAGTTCCAAAATTGACAAGTGGCTTGAAATCGCTTTGAAGAAAAAAGTGGAGGATCTTGACCTGGAAATATGGTATTACGATCGAGATCCTTATGTCTTGCCACAAGCTCTCTGCAACAGCTCAtccattttaaaattaaattgcgaGTTTTGCAGAGTACCAGAAGAATGTGTACTAAATTGGAAATCCTTGAAGAGTTTAACGCTAAAACATTTGTTTCTCCGGGATGAACATGTTCAACAAATAGTAACAAATTGTCTGCAGCTGGAATCTTTGAAGCTATGTGAGTTTTGTGGTTTTCATCGTTTACATATAACTTCTCCAAAATGTAGGATACTGCAATTGATTGATCATGCCCATCCTGACGGAGATTGGGGTTCACTTGGAGGTGATTGTTCCTTCGAAATAGTTGCTCCGTATATTCAACATTTAAAGATTTCGGGGCATTTTGATAGTGTGGAAATTAGGCTTGGGGACCTCTCGTCTTTGGTCCATGCCGATCTTACTTTCTCTGTTGATGTTGTATTTGACAAAACCGTGGAACATCTCTTGGCAAGTGTACGTTGTGCTAATGAGCTAATGGTCCCATGCTGGCTTATCCAGGTCAGTTTCCAGCCCAGGTAGTCTCCAATTTTTTTATGATGAATATGAACATAACTTTGACTCTTTTTAATTTATACTAGTCTCTGGGTACGCGCATATGGTGTATCATGAGTGCAATATCTTTAGAAACTACATACTAAGAAATGTACCTgcgttttaaaataaaaaataaagaaaagaattcAAATAGACACAGCAACGTCAGCAAACTAAGGGGGAAAAAGGAAGATACGATAACAGAAAGAAAAAGGGTCAATCCAGACAGCTCTGAATCTCTGGAAGACCTAAAACAATAGCGAGAAATTCAGAGCACAATGATGCAGATATAAAACTGTCTCTTTTATATGTATTGTTCTAACAGTAAAACAGACATAAAAAGGTAAAATTGAAACAAGATAGAAGGTCTACCTAATCTTGGACTTGGATACCAAGGAAACACTTCCCTTGGCTAAAAGGCAAGCAATGGTAATAATCACAACATAAGTGAAGCATAGAACGGCTAGTGGAGGAATTGTTAAGGAGCTTTTAGATGAGTCAAATGCACCCAAACAAATCAATAGCCAAAAGGTCACTCGTTATTAGGATTGAGTGAGTGAGAAGGAGAAGAGGGACTTACATATATAGGTACTCTTTTTGTGCATAAAGAGTTGATAATGAGTAAGCACTCGTCATTGGTGTCAATTCTTCTGTTGTCTTAGGCATAGTCCAATTGATCCCCACACTACTCAAATAAGGTCCCCGATTTGCTGTGTGAATGAAA
Above is a genomic segment from Lycium barbarum isolate Lr01 chromosome 12, ASM1917538v2, whole genome shotgun sequence containing:
- the LOC132622792 gene encoding putative F-box protein At1g49610, producing the protein MNFESKSSLTIMGEQDQSPESSCDDGNSDGQILENSPQKTEKIDRISELPDSLIVQILSRIPITDACRTTILSKRWENLWTSIDNVIYENEVKYNCSDSSTVHKFIFFTDNVLPLLSLSSIKKFSLDFAFDYDYGVSYSHKIDKWLEFALNKKVEDLYLNISYTDEPSKDDQPYSLSRVLCGNSSILKLDCRNCSISEDCVLNWTSLKSLTLGYLFLRDEHIEQIMSNCPQLESLKLCGFCGLNRLHISSPKCRQLQLIDHDHPVGDWGSVEGDCRFEIVAPYVQYLEISGDFNHMEIRLRDLSSLVHTDLTFCRDEYGVPDQTIVRDLFLGVRCANELMVSSWFIKVISDLLFEEDGVSLPLLECKCLTISSRITKFCFPGIDSLLRSTPYLENLMIYPDMPYCKCFLDEAVILSGLNYLSLQENIFKVFLQNLKNVKVISLFCSRYHRAELPQFLKFLLEHAMNLEKLVIAPGHKGCNICYANISKLIKNLLVFPRASNSAVLSLGSVVPEKILFSYI